CCCCGTATAGACTTTGTAAGAAGGCAGGCTTAGTCGAGGATTTTGGATACAACACCGGCCCCAACGGTACGGCCACCTTCACGGATTGCAAAGCGAAGACCAACTTCCATTGCAATCGGTTGAATGAGGCTTACCTTAAATTGGGTATTGTCACCCGGCATAATCATTTCAACGCCATCTGGCAAGG
The DNA window shown above is from Rhodothermia bacterium and carries:
- the tuf gene encoding elongation factor Tu (EF-Tu; promotes GTP-dependent binding of aminoacyl-tRNA to the A-site of ribosomes during protein biosynthesis; when the tRNA anticodon matches the mRNA codon, GTP hydrolysis results; the inactive EF-Tu-GDP leaves the ribosome and release of GDP is promoted by elongation factor Ts; many prokaryotes have two copies of the gene encoding EF-Tu); the protein is LPDGVEMIMPGDNTQFKVSLIQPIAMEVGLRFAIREGGRTVGAGVVSKILD